The following proteins are co-located in the Polystyrenella longa genome:
- a CDS encoding PSD1 and planctomycete cytochrome C domain-containing protein — MRFIIPPLRCYLILTVIVSGLTMLYPQSINAGEPAAVSFQDVQNILKNNCVKCHGPLTHEGELDLSSAAAIWTGGDSGPSMVKGHPEESVLWERIVTGEMPPESPLDDVHQQKIKDWITAGAIGLPDQVEPEELVHWSFRKLTPTHELAEDAQSSPEVSPVDQLLLPALRENGLDFSPEADRATLLRRASLILTGLPPTIAEQNRFLKSSDHDVYDQIVEYYLNSPHYGERWGKFWLDAAGYADSNGYFNADTPRPLAWKYRDYVVNSFNADKPFTQFIKEQIAGDELSGYQPGMIATREIVEQLVATHYLRNAQDGTDSSDGNPEELRTDRYSALEGTMQIVSSSLLGLTIQCAKCHSHKFEPITHEEYYQFQSVFYPAFNVEKWQKPASRIIEAPLPIEFAKWEKQKASLEWELTELQDAFRLWSERNRPEGEILFADDFSTSNLDLKQRWSATAPGDDSPGSSRPIQIGEPEQFPALYSNDDGQLVVDATQAASEDSWNSTSVAFEWAPAEDGKWVQATFDLIDNRISSNGTVAVRIGYGIALHDYDDSSTVEGGNVIFEGAAPGGGATVYYDLPGTDAEPLSKIGTREYAPGHNYGVRVTRTGESEVQVHHLVDGVPDGKPLKLKPEQLPEGGFGFIYYQDRSFIVDNVLIERTPPFSTDFEESWKVFSQEVAEKQSAIEVIRQLLKDLDSAKPGRIAWVSDYSGEAPVVPLLLRGDHTAPGDPVEPVPFSVLRDKDGNGALLPYEINPPHENATGRRTAWVNWLTEPDSRSAALTARVQVNRLWQHYFGTGIVSTTDNFGYSGERPTNPLLLEYLASHYVEQGWKLKDVHRLILHSQVFKQSGQHREAAYTVDPDNKSLWKYPRQRLNAEAVRDGMLQVAGTLEKELGGAFVPTARSSGGETTVEESTPGAHRRSLYLYQRRTQIADMLQVFDAPKIVFNCTRRNVSTTPLQSLSLMNSEFIRLRASELAILLEERDSSERRIDLLYHLVYGRAPDSEERELVTNFLTRQVMFYKAADDRPEQAANKPTALNPEHQAWVDCCQMLLASNEFLYIP, encoded by the coding sequence GTGCGTTTTATTATCCCGCCATTGCGATGTTATCTTATACTGACAGTCATAGTCAGTGGGTTGACGATGCTTTATCCCCAATCGATCAACGCGGGCGAACCTGCCGCTGTTTCTTTTCAAGATGTTCAGAATATTCTGAAGAACAACTGCGTGAAGTGTCATGGGCCTCTTACTCATGAGGGTGAACTCGATCTCAGTAGCGCTGCCGCAATCTGGACAGGTGGAGATAGTGGACCGTCGATGGTAAAAGGGCATCCTGAGGAAAGCGTGCTGTGGGAACGTATTGTTACTGGAGAAATGCCGCCGGAATCTCCACTTGATGATGTTCATCAGCAGAAAATAAAGGACTGGATCACTGCAGGAGCGATCGGTTTGCCTGATCAGGTTGAACCAGAAGAACTAGTCCATTGGTCTTTCCGTAAATTGACTCCAACTCACGAGTTGGCCGAAGACGCACAGAGTTCACCAGAGGTCTCGCCTGTTGATCAACTCCTTCTCCCTGCCTTGCGTGAAAACGGTCTAGATTTCAGTCCGGAAGCGGATCGGGCAACGTTGTTACGTCGCGCCAGCCTGATCTTAACGGGTCTTCCACCGACGATCGCGGAGCAGAACCGCTTCCTGAAAAGTTCGGATCACGACGTCTATGATCAGATCGTAGAATATTATCTCAATTCGCCTCATTACGGTGAACGGTGGGGGAAATTCTGGCTCGATGCGGCTGGCTACGCTGACAGCAATGGTTACTTCAATGCGGACACACCTCGACCGTTGGCATGGAAGTATCGCGATTATGTGGTGAATTCCTTCAATGCAGACAAACCGTTCACTCAGTTTATAAAAGAACAAATCGCGGGAGATGAGTTATCGGGCTATCAACCCGGGATGATCGCCACGAGAGAAATCGTCGAGCAACTGGTGGCGACCCACTATCTTCGGAACGCTCAGGATGGAACCGACAGTAGTGATGGTAACCCGGAAGAATTGCGAACGGACCGCTACAGCGCCCTCGAAGGGACGATGCAAATTGTCTCCTCTTCTCTGCTTGGATTGACAATTCAATGTGCTAAATGTCATTCGCATAAGTTCGAACCGATAACACATGAAGAATACTATCAGTTTCAGTCCGTCTTTTATCCCGCGTTCAATGTGGAGAAATGGCAAAAGCCGGCCTCTCGTATTATCGAAGCTCCTTTACCTATCGAGTTCGCAAAGTGGGAAAAGCAGAAGGCCTCTTTAGAATGGGAACTGACGGAATTGCAGGATGCATTTCGTTTATGGTCAGAAAGGAATCGGCCTGAGGGAGAAATTCTGTTTGCAGATGACTTCTCTACTAGCAATCTTGATCTTAAGCAGCGTTGGAGTGCGACCGCCCCGGGGGACGATTCGCCTGGCAGTTCTCGTCCCATTCAAATTGGAGAACCGGAGCAATTCCCTGCACTGTATAGCAACGACGACGGACAACTGGTGGTTGATGCAACCCAGGCTGCCTCCGAGGACAGTTGGAATTCCACAAGTGTTGCCTTTGAATGGGCACCCGCAGAAGACGGGAAATGGGTCCAGGCTACGTTCGATCTGATCGATAATCGGATTTCATCCAACGGAACGGTAGCGGTTCGTATCGGGTATGGAATTGCTCTTCACGACTACGATGATAGCTCCACTGTTGAGGGAGGAAACGTGATTTTCGAAGGAGCGGCACCTGGAGGTGGAGCGACCGTCTATTACGATTTACCCGGAACTGATGCGGAACCTCTCAGCAAGATCGGTACTCGTGAATATGCACCTGGTCACAACTACGGAGTTCGGGTGACGCGGACCGGTGAAAGTGAAGTTCAAGTACATCATTTAGTCGATGGGGTACCTGACGGCAAACCTCTCAAGCTGAAACCGGAACAGTTGCCAGAGGGTGGTTTCGGATTTATTTATTATCAGGACCGTAGTTTTATCGTCGACAATGTGCTTATTGAACGCACTCCTCCCTTCTCCACTGACTTTGAGGAAAGCTGGAAAGTCTTCTCTCAAGAAGTGGCCGAGAAGCAAAGCGCGATTGAGGTCATACGTCAGCTATTGAAAGACTTAGATTCTGCGAAACCGGGACGGATTGCCTGGGTTTCGGACTATTCTGGAGAAGCACCAGTCGTACCTCTCCTATTGCGTGGCGATCATACGGCGCCGGGTGATCCGGTCGAGCCAGTTCCATTTTCCGTGTTGCGGGATAAGGACGGAAATGGTGCTTTACTCCCATACGAAATTAACCCTCCTCATGAGAATGCGACGGGCCGCCGCACTGCTTGGGTCAATTGGTTGACTGAGCCTGATTCCCGTTCAGCGGCGTTGACGGCGCGAGTGCAGGTGAACCGTCTCTGGCAGCATTATTTCGGTACAGGAATTGTGTCGACAACGGATAACTTCGGGTACAGCGGCGAACGGCCGACCAACCCGCTGTTGCTCGAATACCTGGCGAGTCACTATGTTGAACAGGGCTGGAAGCTTAAGGACGTTCATCGTTTGATCCTGCATTCCCAAGTCTTCAAGCAATCAGGACAACATCGGGAGGCGGCATATACTGTGGATCCCGACAATAAGTCGTTATGGAAATATCCCCGCCAAAGATTAAATGCAGAAGCGGTCCGTGACGGAATGCTTCAAGTGGCGGGCACATTAGAAAAGGAGCTCGGCGGAGCCTTTGTGCCTACGGCTCGCAGCAGCGGAGGAGAAACTACTGTTGAAGAATCGACTCCGGGTGCTCATCGTCGTTCACTTTACCTGTACCAACGGCGGACACAGATCGCCGATATGTTACAAGTGTTTGATGCTCCCAAAATCGTATTCAATTGCACTCGACGAAACGTATCTACGACACCGCTACAATCACTCTCACTCATGAACTCCGAATTCATACGCCTGCGAGCGAGTGAATTAGCCATTCTACTGGAAGAACGGGACTCGTCGGAAAGGCGGATCGACTTGTTGTATCATCTTGTGTATGGACGAGCCCCGGATTCTGAAGAACGAGAATTAGTGACGAATTTCCTAACCCGACAGGTCATGTTCTATAAGGCTGCAGATGATAGACCAGAACAAGCCGCAAACAAGCCAACAGCCTTAAACCCGGAACATCAGGCTTGGGTCGATTGTTGTCAGATGTTGCTGGCTTCCAACGAATTTCTCTACATCCCTTGA